Proteins from one Nicotiana tabacum cultivar K326 chromosome 23, ASM71507v2, whole genome shotgun sequence genomic window:
- the LOC107768201 gene encoding uncharacterized protein LOC107768201 isoform X2: MGEHEGWAEPSGLCPNGLLPNAGSEPMIRALDTERWSRAEERTAELIGCIQPNQPSEERRNAVADYVQRLIMKCFPCQVFTFGSVPLKTYLPDGDIDLTAFSNNQTLKDTWAYQVRDMLEEEEKNENAEFRVKEVQYIQAEVKLIKCLVENIVVDISFNQLGGLCTLCFLDEVDHLINQNHLFKRSIILIKAWCYYESRILGAHHGLISTYALETLVLYIFHVFNNSFAGPLEVLYRFLEFFSNFDWDNFCVSLWGPVPISSLPDVTAEPPRKDEGELLLSKLFLDACSSVYAVFPVGQENQGQAFVSKHFNVIDPLRVNNNLGRSVSKGNFFRIRSAFGFGAKRLARLLDCPKEDLIHEVNQFFMNTLGRHGSGQRPDAPGTELLCLRLSTPDDLPDSAYFRVNSSGKKVNGKSSGREVEMEGTQSRIVSSQHGNHSSGSFSRMNNFAQKNHGNLSTSRVSDQKKTQRNLKCDQIENDTQGRFVFSRTRSSPELTDTYGEITTQGRRGKAQETAKMQPTPLTQDSSNWRKNEGSETLASQNGRSDTSSIRHFPSHQSLEAVADSNSRSNSFNRDAGLDAPSEELCSTQGMMHQDEQDLVNLMASTSVHGFNGQVHLPFNWAAAQLPFPISPSVLTSMGYNQRNIPGLVPTNFPAFSNVQFPHGMIPPHLNHYFPGLGLSPTSEDSIGRNNENFSSTDMNSGEAIKDFWHEPDAGSNVEFDPENGNYETPQSDDKPHAVQSGSNFVPSSWVTGSSNRAQQKHTKEKRGPIKEEHSDDIQFQDNIRMSDVYAEERLASSRFSSTAHSKTSSESSWDGSSTKSIKSTRGRRGNKTGAAEPPTGYGKGKMMSDHISNQAVEDDQDWNSVSNFSTEMAESSQGIISMHIARPHMPEYEGAQTSGSDPIIPIAPILIGPGSRQRMTDNSGGVIAFYPTGPPVPFLTMLPVYNIPPESGTPDVSTSHFAREECFDNRDPSEGTENLNTPRAVGGATSIEAPDEHKSDILHSDFASHWQNLQYGRFCQNPRPGPLVYPSPVMVPPAYLQSRFPWDGPGRPISANMNLFTQLMSYDPPRILPISPLQCDSNKPPNMLQHYVDEMPRYRSGTGTYLPNPQKED, from the exons ATGGGAGAACATGAGGGATGGGCAGAGCCAAGTGGGCTATGTCCGAACGGGCTATTGCCCAATGCAGGATCAGAACCGATGATCCGAGCCCTTGACACGGAGAGATGGTCAAGGGCTGAGGAAAGGACTGCTGAGTTAATTGGCTGCATTCAGCCTAACCAGCCGTCCGAGGAGCGCAGAAATGCTGTTGCTGATTACGTCCAACGCCTCATCATGAAGTGCTTCCCTTGTCAG GTTTTCACTTTTGGTTCAGTACCGTTGAAGACTTATCTTCCTGATGGAGACATTGATTTAACTGCCTTTAGTAATAACCAAACTTTGAAAGATACGTGGGCTTATCAGGTTCGGGATATGCTAGAGgaggaagagaaaaatgaaaatgcTGAATTTCGTGTCAAGGAGGTTCAGTACATTCAAGCTGAA GTGAAGTTAATAAAATGTTTAGTTGAAAACATTGTGGTTGACATATCTTTCAATCAGCTAGGGGGTTTGTGTACCCTTTGCTTCCTTGATGAG GTCGATCACCTGATAAACCAGAATCATTTGTTCAAGCGCAGCATTATTTTGATTAAGGCCTGGTGTTATTATGAGAGCCGAATACTGGGTGCTCATCATGGTCTTATTTCAACTTATGCCTTGGAGACCTTAGTTCTTTACATATTTCACGTGTTCAACAATTCGTTTGCGGGGCCACTTGAG GTTCTATATCGCTTCTTGGAGTTCTTCAGCAATTTTGATTGGGACAACTTTTGTGTTAGCTTGTGGGGGCCTGTGCCGATTAGTTCTCTTCCTGATGTCACTG CGGAACCTCCTCGAAAAGATGAGGGAGAATTGCTCCTCAGCAAATTGTTTCTTGATGCCTGTAGCTCCGTATATGCTGTTTTCCCTGTTGGCCAGGAAAACCAAGGACAAGCGTTCGTTTCTAAACATTTTAATGTGATTGATCCTTTACGAGTAAACAACAACCTTGGCCGCAGTGTGAGTAAAG GTAACTTCTTTAGGATACGGAGTGCATTTGGATTTGGTGCCAAAAGACTGGCAAGATTACTGGACTGCCCCAAAGAAGATCTAATTCATGAAGTAAATCAGTTCTTTATGAATACACTGGGCAGACATGGTAGTGGTCAAAGGCCTGATGCACCTGGGACTGAGTTATTGTGCCTGAGATTGTCAACACCGGATGACCTACCTGACTCCGCGTATTTTAGGGTCAACTCCAGTGGGAAAAAGGTGAATGGCAAATCTTCTGGTCGTGAGGTTGAGATGGAAGGAACTCAATCACGGATTGTTTCCTCTCAACATGGTAATCATTCGTCTGGAAGCTTCTCTAGAATGAACAATTTCGCCCAAAAGAACCATGGGAATTTGAGCACCTCAAGGGTATCTGATCAAAAGAAAactcagagaaatctgaaatgtGATCAAATAGAAAATGATACACAGGGTAGGTTTGTATTTTCTCGAACACGGTCTAGTCCTGAGCTGACTGACACGTATGGTGAAATTACTACTCAAGGAAGGCGCGGAAAAGCTCAGGAGACTGCAAAAATGCAACCTACTCCATTGACGCAGGACAGCAGTAACTGGAGGAAGAATGAAGGATCTGAAACTTTAGCAAGCCAGAATGGTCGATCTGACACTTCATCGATCAGACATTTTCCATCTCATCAAAGTCTCGAAGCTGTCGCTGACTCCAACAGTAGATCTAATAGCTTTAATCGAGATGCGGGATTAGATGCTCCGAGCGAAGAGCTTTGTAGTACACAGGGGATGATGCATCAGGATGAGCAAGATCTTGTGAATCTGATGGCATCTACTTCAGTCCATGGTTTTAATGGCCAAGTTCATTTGCCATTTAATTGGGCTGCAGCCCAACTGCCTTTCCCTATCTCGCCTTCCGTTCTGACTTCTATGGGATATAATCAACGAAATATTCCAGGCTTAGTTCCCACTAATTTTCCTGCATTTTCCAATGTGCAATTTCCTCATGGTATGATTCCGCCGCACTTAAATCATTACTTCCCAGGCCTTGGGTTGAGTCCAACTTCTGAAGATTCAATTGGCCGGAATAATGAAAATTTTAGTTCTACAGATATGAACTCAGGCGAGGCAATCAAAGATTTCTGGCATGAGCCAGATGCAGGTTCTAACGTTGAATTTGACCCGGAAAACGGAAATTATGAGACACCTCAATCTGATGATAAACCGCATGCAGTCCAGTCAGGTTCTAATTTTGTTCCTTCATCTTGGGTGACTGGCTCCAGTAATAGAGCTCAGCAGAAGCATACAAAGGAAAAACGTGGGCCAATCAAGGAAGAACATTCTGATGATATTCAGTTTCAGGATAACATAAGAATGAGCGATGTTTATGCTGAAGAAAGATTGGCAAGTTCAAGGTTCTCATCCACTGCTCACAGCAAAACCTCTTCTGAGAGTTCTTGGGATGGGTCTTCTACTAAAAGTATAAAGTCAACAAGGGGAAGACGGGGAAATAAAACAGGTGCTGCTGAGCCACCTACTGGTTACGGAAAAGGTAAGATGATGTCTGACCATATATCTAACCAGGCCGTGGAGGATGATCAGGATTGGAACTCTGTGTCAAACTTTAGTACCGAAATGGCTGAGAGTAGCCAAGGCATTATTTCCATGCACATTGCTAGGCCTCATATGCCTGAATATGAAGGTGCTCAGACAAGTGGATCTGACCCAATAATACCCATTGCACCAATACTCATAGGGCCTGGTTCTCGGCAAAGAATGACGGATAATTCTGGGGGGGTTATTGCATTTTATCCCACCGGACCACCAGTTCCCTTTCTTACAATGCTTCCAGTATATAATATTCCACCCGAGTCTGGAACTCCTGATGTATCAACCAGCCACTTTGCAAGAGAAGAATGCTTTGATAATCGTGATCCTTCTGAGGGAACTGAAAATCTAAATACTCCCCGTGCTGTTGGAGGGGCTACTTCAATAGAAGCACCTGATGAACATAAGTCCGATATACTTCACAGTGACTTTGCTAGTCATTGGCAAAATTTACAATATGGACGGTTTTGCCAAAATCCAAGGCCTGGGCCTCTTGTTTATCCTTCTCCTGTTATGGTGCCGCCTGCATACTTACAGAGCCGTTTCCCGTGGGATGGTCCCGGAAGACCAATATCAGCAAACATGAACCTTTTTACTCAGCTGATGAGCTATGATCCTCCTCGTATATTACCCATTTCACCGCTACAGTGTGATTCAAATAAACCTCCCAATATGCTTCAACATTATGTAGATGAGATGCCGAGATATCGTAGCGGGACTGGAACATATTTGCCAAATCCA CAGAAAGAAGACTGA
- the LOC107768201 gene encoding uncharacterized protein LOC107768201 isoform X1: MGEHEGWAEPSGLCPNGLLPNAGSEPMIRALDTERWSRAEERTAELIGCIQPNQPSEERRNAVADYVQRLIMKCFPCQVFTFGSVPLKTYLPDGDIDLTAFSNNQTLKDTWAYQVRDMLEEEEKNENAEFRVKEVQYIQAEVKLIKCLVENIVVDISFNQLGGLCTLCFLDEVDHLINQNHLFKRSIILIKAWCYYESRILGAHHGLISTYALETLVLYIFHVFNNSFAGPLEVLYRFLEFFSNFDWDNFCVSLWGPVPISSLPDVTAEPPRKDEGELLLSKLFLDACSSVYAVFPVGQENQGQAFVSKHFNVIDPLRVNNNLGRSVSKGNFFRIRSAFGFGAKRLARLLDCPKEDLIHEVNQFFMNTLGRHGSGQRPDAPGTELLCLRLSTPDDLPDSAYFRVNSSGKKVNGKSSGREVEMEGTQSRIVSSQHGNHSSGSFSRMNNFAQKNHGNLSTSRVSDQKKTQRNLKCDQIENDTQGRFVFSRTRSSPELTDTYGEITTQGRRGKAQETAKMQPTPLTQDSSNWRKNEGSETLASQNGRSDTSSIRHFPSHQSLEAVADSNSRSNSFNRDAGLDAPSEELCSTQGMMHQDEQDLVNLMASTSVHGFNGQVHLPFNWAAAQLPFPISPSVLTSMGYNQRNIPGLVPTNFPAFSNVQFPHGMIPPHLNHYFPGLGLSPTSEDSIGRNNENFSSTDMNSGEAIKDFWHEPDAGSNVEFDPENGNYETPQSDDKPHAVQSGSNFVPSSWVTGSSNRAQQKHTKEKRGPIKEEHSDDIQFQDNIRMSDVYAEERLASSRFSSTAHSKTSSESSWDGSSTKSIKSTRGRRGNKTGAAEPPTGYGKGKMMSDHISNQAVEDDQDWNSVSNFSTEMAESSQGIISMHIARPHMPEYEGAQTSGSDPIIPIAPILIGPGSRQRMTDNSGGVIAFYPTGPPVPFLTMLPVYNIPPESGTPDVSTSHFAREECFDNRDPSEGTENLNTPRAVGGATSIEAPDEHKSDILHSDFASHWQNLQYGRFCQNPRPGPLVYPSPVMVPPAYLQSRFPWDGPGRPISANMNLFTQLMSYDPPRILPISPLQCDSNKPPNMLQHYVDEMPRYRSGTGTYLPNPKASVRDRHSSGTRRGNYNHDRNDNFGDREGNWNANSKSRAGGRNYNRSQSEKLNSRLDRPASSESRTDRSWSSHRHDSSSYPSQNGPLHANSSPSVPLNTVYGMYPLTSMNPSAMSSTPPAVMFYPFDHNSTYNSHGEQLEFGSVSPVGFSGVNEQVQSGDGSRLRGGALEEQRFHAVSGQWSSPDRPSSLHYQRKKTEKW, from the exons ATGGGAGAACATGAGGGATGGGCAGAGCCAAGTGGGCTATGTCCGAACGGGCTATTGCCCAATGCAGGATCAGAACCGATGATCCGAGCCCTTGACACGGAGAGATGGTCAAGGGCTGAGGAAAGGACTGCTGAGTTAATTGGCTGCATTCAGCCTAACCAGCCGTCCGAGGAGCGCAGAAATGCTGTTGCTGATTACGTCCAACGCCTCATCATGAAGTGCTTCCCTTGTCAG GTTTTCACTTTTGGTTCAGTACCGTTGAAGACTTATCTTCCTGATGGAGACATTGATTTAACTGCCTTTAGTAATAACCAAACTTTGAAAGATACGTGGGCTTATCAGGTTCGGGATATGCTAGAGgaggaagagaaaaatgaaaatgcTGAATTTCGTGTCAAGGAGGTTCAGTACATTCAAGCTGAA GTGAAGTTAATAAAATGTTTAGTTGAAAACATTGTGGTTGACATATCTTTCAATCAGCTAGGGGGTTTGTGTACCCTTTGCTTCCTTGATGAG GTCGATCACCTGATAAACCAGAATCATTTGTTCAAGCGCAGCATTATTTTGATTAAGGCCTGGTGTTATTATGAGAGCCGAATACTGGGTGCTCATCATGGTCTTATTTCAACTTATGCCTTGGAGACCTTAGTTCTTTACATATTTCACGTGTTCAACAATTCGTTTGCGGGGCCACTTGAG GTTCTATATCGCTTCTTGGAGTTCTTCAGCAATTTTGATTGGGACAACTTTTGTGTTAGCTTGTGGGGGCCTGTGCCGATTAGTTCTCTTCCTGATGTCACTG CGGAACCTCCTCGAAAAGATGAGGGAGAATTGCTCCTCAGCAAATTGTTTCTTGATGCCTGTAGCTCCGTATATGCTGTTTTCCCTGTTGGCCAGGAAAACCAAGGACAAGCGTTCGTTTCTAAACATTTTAATGTGATTGATCCTTTACGAGTAAACAACAACCTTGGCCGCAGTGTGAGTAAAG GTAACTTCTTTAGGATACGGAGTGCATTTGGATTTGGTGCCAAAAGACTGGCAAGATTACTGGACTGCCCCAAAGAAGATCTAATTCATGAAGTAAATCAGTTCTTTATGAATACACTGGGCAGACATGGTAGTGGTCAAAGGCCTGATGCACCTGGGACTGAGTTATTGTGCCTGAGATTGTCAACACCGGATGACCTACCTGACTCCGCGTATTTTAGGGTCAACTCCAGTGGGAAAAAGGTGAATGGCAAATCTTCTGGTCGTGAGGTTGAGATGGAAGGAACTCAATCACGGATTGTTTCCTCTCAACATGGTAATCATTCGTCTGGAAGCTTCTCTAGAATGAACAATTTCGCCCAAAAGAACCATGGGAATTTGAGCACCTCAAGGGTATCTGATCAAAAGAAAactcagagaaatctgaaatgtGATCAAATAGAAAATGATACACAGGGTAGGTTTGTATTTTCTCGAACACGGTCTAGTCCTGAGCTGACTGACACGTATGGTGAAATTACTACTCAAGGAAGGCGCGGAAAAGCTCAGGAGACTGCAAAAATGCAACCTACTCCATTGACGCAGGACAGCAGTAACTGGAGGAAGAATGAAGGATCTGAAACTTTAGCAAGCCAGAATGGTCGATCTGACACTTCATCGATCAGACATTTTCCATCTCATCAAAGTCTCGAAGCTGTCGCTGACTCCAACAGTAGATCTAATAGCTTTAATCGAGATGCGGGATTAGATGCTCCGAGCGAAGAGCTTTGTAGTACACAGGGGATGATGCATCAGGATGAGCAAGATCTTGTGAATCTGATGGCATCTACTTCAGTCCATGGTTTTAATGGCCAAGTTCATTTGCCATTTAATTGGGCTGCAGCCCAACTGCCTTTCCCTATCTCGCCTTCCGTTCTGACTTCTATGGGATATAATCAACGAAATATTCCAGGCTTAGTTCCCACTAATTTTCCTGCATTTTCCAATGTGCAATTTCCTCATGGTATGATTCCGCCGCACTTAAATCATTACTTCCCAGGCCTTGGGTTGAGTCCAACTTCTGAAGATTCAATTGGCCGGAATAATGAAAATTTTAGTTCTACAGATATGAACTCAGGCGAGGCAATCAAAGATTTCTGGCATGAGCCAGATGCAGGTTCTAACGTTGAATTTGACCCGGAAAACGGAAATTATGAGACACCTCAATCTGATGATAAACCGCATGCAGTCCAGTCAGGTTCTAATTTTGTTCCTTCATCTTGGGTGACTGGCTCCAGTAATAGAGCTCAGCAGAAGCATACAAAGGAAAAACGTGGGCCAATCAAGGAAGAACATTCTGATGATATTCAGTTTCAGGATAACATAAGAATGAGCGATGTTTATGCTGAAGAAAGATTGGCAAGTTCAAGGTTCTCATCCACTGCTCACAGCAAAACCTCTTCTGAGAGTTCTTGGGATGGGTCTTCTACTAAAAGTATAAAGTCAACAAGGGGAAGACGGGGAAATAAAACAGGTGCTGCTGAGCCACCTACTGGTTACGGAAAAGGTAAGATGATGTCTGACCATATATCTAACCAGGCCGTGGAGGATGATCAGGATTGGAACTCTGTGTCAAACTTTAGTACCGAAATGGCTGAGAGTAGCCAAGGCATTATTTCCATGCACATTGCTAGGCCTCATATGCCTGAATATGAAGGTGCTCAGACAAGTGGATCTGACCCAATAATACCCATTGCACCAATACTCATAGGGCCTGGTTCTCGGCAAAGAATGACGGATAATTCTGGGGGGGTTATTGCATTTTATCCCACCGGACCACCAGTTCCCTTTCTTACAATGCTTCCAGTATATAATATTCCACCCGAGTCTGGAACTCCTGATGTATCAACCAGCCACTTTGCAAGAGAAGAATGCTTTGATAATCGTGATCCTTCTGAGGGAACTGAAAATCTAAATACTCCCCGTGCTGTTGGAGGGGCTACTTCAATAGAAGCACCTGATGAACATAAGTCCGATATACTTCACAGTGACTTTGCTAGTCATTGGCAAAATTTACAATATGGACGGTTTTGCCAAAATCCAAGGCCTGGGCCTCTTGTTTATCCTTCTCCTGTTATGGTGCCGCCTGCATACTTACAGAGCCGTTTCCCGTGGGATGGTCCCGGAAGACCAATATCAGCAAACATGAACCTTTTTACTCAGCTGATGAGCTATGATCCTCCTCGTATATTACCCATTTCACCGCTACAGTGTGATTCAAATAAACCTCCCAATATGCTTCAACATTATGTAGATGAGATGCCGAGATATCGTAGCGGGACTGGAACATATTTGCCAAATCCA AAGGCTTCGGTCAGGGATCGTCACTCTTCTGGTACAAGAAGGGGGAATTATAACCATGACAGAAATGATAACTTTGGTGACAGAGAGGGTAACTGGAATGCGAATTCGAAATCCCGAGCTGGTGGGCGCAACTACAACCGCAGCCAATCTGAGAAATTAAACTCAAGATTGGATCGGCCAGCGTCCAGTGAGAGCCGAACTGACAGATCATGGAGCTCTCATAGACACGACTCCTCTTCATATCCGTCCCAAAATGGTCCATTGCATGCAAACTCAAGCCCGAGTGTCCCTCTCAATACGGTGTATGGCATGTATCCTTTAACATCAATGAACCCAAGTGCAATGTCTTCAACCCCTCCTGCTGTAATGTTTTATCCGTTTGACCATAATTCTACATATAATTCACATGGAGAACAGCTTGAGTTCGGATCTGTGAGTCCAGTAGGTTTCTCAGGTGTAAATGAACAAGTCCAGTCAGGCGATGGAAGTCGACTAAGGGGGGGAGCACTTGAGGAACAGAGATTTCATGCAGTCTCTGGGCAATGGTCTTCTCCTGATCGACCATCTTCACTGCATTATCAAAG AAAGAAGACTGAGAAGTGGTGA
- the LOC107768201 gene encoding uncharacterized protein LOC107768201 isoform X3: protein MGEHEGWAEPSGLCPNGLLPNAGSEPMIRALDTERWSRAEERTAELIGCIQPNQPSEERRNAVADYVQRLIMKCFPCQVFTFGSVPLKTYLPDGDIDLTAFSNNQTLKDTWAYQVRDMLEEEEKNENAEFRVKEVQYIQAEVKLIKCLVENIVVDISFNQLGGLCTLCFLDEVDHLINQNHLFKRSIILIKAWCYYESRILGAHHGLISTYALETLVLYIFHVFNNSFAGPLEVLYRFLEFFSNFDWDNFCVSLWGPVPISSLPDVTAEPPRKDEGELLLSKLFLDACSSVYAVFPVGQENQGQAFVSKHFNVIDPLRVNNNLGRSVSKGNFFRIRSAFGFGAKRLARLLDCPKEDLIHEVNQFFMNTLGRHGSGQRPDAPGTELLCLRLSTPDDLPDSAYFRVNSSGKKVNGKSSGREVEMEGTQSRIVSSQHGNHSSGSFSRMNNFAQKNHGNLSTSRVSDQKKTQRNLKCDQIENDTQGRFVFSRTRSSPELTDTYGEITTQGRRGKAQETAKMQPTPLTQDSSNWRKNEGSETLASQNGRSDTSSIRHFPSHQSLEAVADSNSRSNSFNRDAGLDAPSEELCSTQGMMHQDEQDLVNLMASTSVHGFNGQVHLPFNWAAAQLPFPISPSVLTSMGYNQRNIPGLVPTNFPAFSNVQFPHGMIPPHLNHYFPGLGLSPTSEDSIGRNNENFSSTDMNSGEAIKDFWHEPDAGSNVEFDPENGNYETPQSDDKPHAVQSGSNFVPSSWVTGSSNRAQQKHTKEKRGPIKEEHSDDIQFQDNIRMSDVYAEERLASSRFSSTAHSKTSSESSWDGSSTKSIKSTRGRRGNKTGAAEPPTGYGKGKMMSDHISNQAVEDDQDWNSVSNFSTEMAESSQGIISMHIARPHMPEYEGAQTSGSDPIIPIAPILIGPGSRQRMTDNSGGVIAFYPTGPPVPFLTMLPVYNIPPESGTPDVSTSHFAREECFDNRDPSEGTENLNTPRAVGGATSIEAPDEHKSDILHSDFASHWQNLQYGRFCQNPRPGPLVYPSPVMVPPAYLQSRFPWDGPGRPISANMNLFTQLMSYDPPRILPISPLQCDSNKPPNMLQHYVDEMPRYRSGTGTYLPNPKED from the exons ATGGGAGAACATGAGGGATGGGCAGAGCCAAGTGGGCTATGTCCGAACGGGCTATTGCCCAATGCAGGATCAGAACCGATGATCCGAGCCCTTGACACGGAGAGATGGTCAAGGGCTGAGGAAAGGACTGCTGAGTTAATTGGCTGCATTCAGCCTAACCAGCCGTCCGAGGAGCGCAGAAATGCTGTTGCTGATTACGTCCAACGCCTCATCATGAAGTGCTTCCCTTGTCAG GTTTTCACTTTTGGTTCAGTACCGTTGAAGACTTATCTTCCTGATGGAGACATTGATTTAACTGCCTTTAGTAATAACCAAACTTTGAAAGATACGTGGGCTTATCAGGTTCGGGATATGCTAGAGgaggaagagaaaaatgaaaatgcTGAATTTCGTGTCAAGGAGGTTCAGTACATTCAAGCTGAA GTGAAGTTAATAAAATGTTTAGTTGAAAACATTGTGGTTGACATATCTTTCAATCAGCTAGGGGGTTTGTGTACCCTTTGCTTCCTTGATGAG GTCGATCACCTGATAAACCAGAATCATTTGTTCAAGCGCAGCATTATTTTGATTAAGGCCTGGTGTTATTATGAGAGCCGAATACTGGGTGCTCATCATGGTCTTATTTCAACTTATGCCTTGGAGACCTTAGTTCTTTACATATTTCACGTGTTCAACAATTCGTTTGCGGGGCCACTTGAG GTTCTATATCGCTTCTTGGAGTTCTTCAGCAATTTTGATTGGGACAACTTTTGTGTTAGCTTGTGGGGGCCTGTGCCGATTAGTTCTCTTCCTGATGTCACTG CGGAACCTCCTCGAAAAGATGAGGGAGAATTGCTCCTCAGCAAATTGTTTCTTGATGCCTGTAGCTCCGTATATGCTGTTTTCCCTGTTGGCCAGGAAAACCAAGGACAAGCGTTCGTTTCTAAACATTTTAATGTGATTGATCCTTTACGAGTAAACAACAACCTTGGCCGCAGTGTGAGTAAAG GTAACTTCTTTAGGATACGGAGTGCATTTGGATTTGGTGCCAAAAGACTGGCAAGATTACTGGACTGCCCCAAAGAAGATCTAATTCATGAAGTAAATCAGTTCTTTATGAATACACTGGGCAGACATGGTAGTGGTCAAAGGCCTGATGCACCTGGGACTGAGTTATTGTGCCTGAGATTGTCAACACCGGATGACCTACCTGACTCCGCGTATTTTAGGGTCAACTCCAGTGGGAAAAAGGTGAATGGCAAATCTTCTGGTCGTGAGGTTGAGATGGAAGGAACTCAATCACGGATTGTTTCCTCTCAACATGGTAATCATTCGTCTGGAAGCTTCTCTAGAATGAACAATTTCGCCCAAAAGAACCATGGGAATTTGAGCACCTCAAGGGTATCTGATCAAAAGAAAactcagagaaatctgaaatgtGATCAAATAGAAAATGATACACAGGGTAGGTTTGTATTTTCTCGAACACGGTCTAGTCCTGAGCTGACTGACACGTATGGTGAAATTACTACTCAAGGAAGGCGCGGAAAAGCTCAGGAGACTGCAAAAATGCAACCTACTCCATTGACGCAGGACAGCAGTAACTGGAGGAAGAATGAAGGATCTGAAACTTTAGCAAGCCAGAATGGTCGATCTGACACTTCATCGATCAGACATTTTCCATCTCATCAAAGTCTCGAAGCTGTCGCTGACTCCAACAGTAGATCTAATAGCTTTAATCGAGATGCGGGATTAGATGCTCCGAGCGAAGAGCTTTGTAGTACACAGGGGATGATGCATCAGGATGAGCAAGATCTTGTGAATCTGATGGCATCTACTTCAGTCCATGGTTTTAATGGCCAAGTTCATTTGCCATTTAATTGGGCTGCAGCCCAACTGCCTTTCCCTATCTCGCCTTCCGTTCTGACTTCTATGGGATATAATCAACGAAATATTCCAGGCTTAGTTCCCACTAATTTTCCTGCATTTTCCAATGTGCAATTTCCTCATGGTATGATTCCGCCGCACTTAAATCATTACTTCCCAGGCCTTGGGTTGAGTCCAACTTCTGAAGATTCAATTGGCCGGAATAATGAAAATTTTAGTTCTACAGATATGAACTCAGGCGAGGCAATCAAAGATTTCTGGCATGAGCCAGATGCAGGTTCTAACGTTGAATTTGACCCGGAAAACGGAAATTATGAGACACCTCAATCTGATGATAAACCGCATGCAGTCCAGTCAGGTTCTAATTTTGTTCCTTCATCTTGGGTGACTGGCTCCAGTAATAGAGCTCAGCAGAAGCATACAAAGGAAAAACGTGGGCCAATCAAGGAAGAACATTCTGATGATATTCAGTTTCAGGATAACATAAGAATGAGCGATGTTTATGCTGAAGAAAGATTGGCAAGTTCAAGGTTCTCATCCACTGCTCACAGCAAAACCTCTTCTGAGAGTTCTTGGGATGGGTCTTCTACTAAAAGTATAAAGTCAACAAGGGGAAGACGGGGAAATAAAACAGGTGCTGCTGAGCCACCTACTGGTTACGGAAAAGGTAAGATGATGTCTGACCATATATCTAACCAGGCCGTGGAGGATGATCAGGATTGGAACTCTGTGTCAAACTTTAGTACCGAAATGGCTGAGAGTAGCCAAGGCATTATTTCCATGCACATTGCTAGGCCTCATATGCCTGAATATGAAGGTGCTCAGACAAGTGGATCTGACCCAATAATACCCATTGCACCAATACTCATAGGGCCTGGTTCTCGGCAAAGAATGACGGATAATTCTGGGGGGGTTATTGCATTTTATCCCACCGGACCACCAGTTCCCTTTCTTACAATGCTTCCAGTATATAATATTCCACCCGAGTCTGGAACTCCTGATGTATCAACCAGCCACTTTGCAAGAGAAGAATGCTTTGATAATCGTGATCCTTCTGAGGGAACTGAAAATCTAAATACTCCCCGTGCTGTTGGAGGGGCTACTTCAATAGAAGCACCTGATGAACATAAGTCCGATATACTTCACAGTGACTTTGCTAGTCATTGGCAAAATTTACAATATGGACGGTTTTGCCAAAATCCAAGGCCTGGGCCTCTTGTTTATCCTTCTCCTGTTATGGTGCCGCCTGCATACTTACAGAGCCGTTTCCCGTGGGATGGTCCCGGAAGACCAATATCAGCAAACATGAACCTTTTTACTCAGCTGATGAGCTATGATCCTCCTCGTATATTACCCATTTCACCGCTACAGTGTGATTCAAATAAACCTCCCAATATGCTTCAACATTATGTAGATGAGATGCCGAGATATCGTAGCGGGACTGGAACATATTTGCCAAATCCA AAAGAAGACTGA